The following are encoded in a window of Chiloscyllium plagiosum isolate BGI_BamShark_2017 chromosome 11, ASM401019v2, whole genome shotgun sequence genomic DNA:
- the LOC122554785 gene encoding uncharacterized protein LOC122554785: MLNSSYEVDTVPCIPEGIQVLLSPANNDVQDVEVSWNSSHCAEDFEVDVEGQIEKDPFSLYSLRSYWTARTFFQFPVPCSSTYKISVTARNPTGISSPSNPSTGFTGK, translated from the exons ATGCTTAATTCTTCTTATGAAGTTGATACAG TACCATGCATACCAGAAGGCATTCAAGTTTTACTAAGCCCTGCCAATAATGATGTACAAGACGTAGAAGTCTCCTGGAATAGCAGTCACTGTGCAGAAGACTTTGAAGTAGATGTAGAGGGACAAATTGAAAAAGATCCATTCTCCTTGTATAGCTTACGTTCATATTGGACAGCCAGAACTTTCTTCCAATTCCCCGTTCCTTGCAGTTCCACATACAAAATTTCTGTCACTGCAAGAAATCCTACAGGAATCAGCAGTCCAAGCAATCCTTCAACTGGTTTCACTGGTAAGTAA